In Vigna unguiculata cultivar IT97K-499-35 chromosome 3, ASM411807v1, whole genome shotgun sequence, a single genomic region encodes these proteins:
- the LOC114178258 gene encoding probable AMP deaminase, with translation MDPSSSTSLPPSLHLAMAALLGASFMAISAFYMHRRTVDHVLHRLVEIRRKPLAASDDDSEDDDDDLSGLGDDDGGTDKDADPRNYFRTFSKSMDDTSNVLRSYRFSSSMPNVVSAADWFPEDTKNRASSFENLQFAPLGLPSNRTGSTNGESAQISRSYKRISSVGRIMTPRSPGRNAFESAGDSDEEETQLADNNTIPFSDTYGVNSNMGNLSAVPFRVDDANCAKNQMYGEVSKEAKAGANMNVVSSTSVHVAEDDRVFANNVLPARIPGHETNIEEDEVCKMIQECLDLREKYIYKENIPLRTEPVETNFDPYHFEPVEATKHHFRMEDGVIRVFASKTDTEELFPVASSTRFFTDMHYILKVMSIGNVRSACYHRLRFLEEKFRLHLLLNADREFLAQKGAPHRDFYNIRKVDTHIHHSACMNQKHLVRFIKSKLRKESDEVVIFRDGKYMTLKEVFESLDLTGYDLNVDLLDVHADKTTFHRFDKFNLKYNPCGQSRLREIFLKQDNLIQGRFLAEVTKEVLIDLEASKYQMAEYRISVYGRKQSEWDQLASWFVNNALYSKNAVWLIQLPRLYNVYKNMGIVTSFQNILDNVFIPLFEVTVDPNSHPQLHLFLMQVVGFDLVDDESKPERRPTKHMPTPAEWTNEFNPAYSYYLYYSYANLYTLNKLRESKGMTTIKLRPHCGEAGDSDHLAAAFLLCHNISHGINLRKTPVLQYLYYLAQIGLAMSPLSNNSLFLDYHRNPLPMFFQRGLNVSLSSDDPLQIHLTKEALLEEYSVAAKVWKLTACDLCEIARNSVYQSGFSHQAKSHWLGEKYLLRGPEGNDIHKTNVPSLRISFRYETWKEEMQYIYAGKAIFLEDVYP, from the exons ATGGATCCCTCATCTTCCACGTCGCTCCCTCCATCGCTTCACCTCGCCATGGCGGCGTTGCTCGGAGCCTCTTTCATGGCCATCTCCGCCTTCTACATGCACCGCCGCACCGTCGACCACGTCCTCCACCGCCTCGTCGAAATCCGACGCAAGCCGCTCGCCGCCTCCGACGATGACAGCGAGGATGACGACGATGATCTTAGCGGGCTCGGAGACGATGACGGAGGAACGGATAAGGACGCCGATCCGAGGAACTATTTCCGAACCTTTTCGAAGTCTATGGACGACACATCAAACGTGCTTCGGAGCTATAGGTTTTCGTCTTCGATGCCCAACGTGGTTTCCGCAGCTGATTGGTTCCCCGAGGACACTAAGAATCGTGCCTCGTCGTTCGAAAACCTTCAATTCGCTCCGCTAGGGCTTCCGTCTAATCGGACGGGTTCCACCAATG GCGAGAGTGCTCAGATTTCGCGTTCGTATAAGAGGATATCTTCTGTTGGTAGAATTATGACTCCGAGGTCACCAGGGAGAAACGCATTCGAAAGTGCTGGGGATTCTGATGAGGAGGAAACACAGCTTGCTGATAACAATACCATTCCTTTCTCAGATACTTAC GGAGTAAATTCAAACATGGGCAATTTGTCTGCTGTTCCATTCAGAGTTGATGATGCAAACTGTGCAAAAAATCAGATGTATGGAGAGGTTTCAAAGGAAGCGAAAGCTGGTGCAAATATGAATGTGGTTTCTTCAACTTCTGTACATGTAGCTGAGGATGACCGTGTGTTTGCCAATAATGTCTTGCCTGCAAGAATCCCTGGGCATG AGACAAATATAGAAGAGGATGAAGTATGCAAAATGATTCAAGAATGCTTAGATTTGCGTGAGAAATATATTTACAAGGAAAATATTCCATTGAGGACAGAACCTGTGGAAACTAACTTTGACCCGTATCATTTTGAACCAGTTGAAGCAACAAAA CACCACTTTAGGATGGAAGATGGAGTCATTCGTGTTTTTGCAAGTAAAACTG ATACCGAAGAGCTCTTCCCTGTTGCAAGCTCAACAAGATTTTTTACTGATATGCATTACATTCTAAAAGTTATGTCTATTGGGAATGTTCGCTCTGCATGCTACCACAGGCTACGATTTCTTGAGGAA AAATTCCGCCTTCATCTGTTACTAAATGCAGATAGGGAGTTTTTGGCTCAGAAGGGTGCACCACACCGGGATTTTTACAATATCAGAAAAGTTGATACTCATATTCATCATTCTGCTTGCATGAATCAGAAGCATCTTGTGCGCTTCATCAagtcaaaattaagaaaagaatcTGATGAG GTTGTTATCTTTAGAGATGGAAAATATATGACACTTAAGGAGGTTTTTGAGAGTTTGGATTTGACTGG ATATGATCTGAATGTTGATTTGTTGGACGTGCATGCAGATAAGACCACATTCCATAGATTTGACAAATTCAACCTTAAGTATAATCCTTGTGGACAGAGCAGACTAAGAGAGATATTTTTAAAGCAAGATAATCTTATCCAGG GAAGGTTTCTTGCTGAAGTAACAAAGGAGGTTTTGATAGATCTTGAAGCAAGCAAATATCAG aTGGCTGAGTATAGGATCTCTGTCTATGGAAGAAAACAGAGTGAGTGGGATCAGCTGGCAAGTTGGTTTGTTAACAATGCTCTTTATAGTAAGAATGCTGTCTGGCTAATCCAG TTACCACGGTTATACAATGTGTACAAGAATATGGGAATTGTTACCTCCTTTCAGAATATTCTGGATAATGTGTTTATTCCTCTATTTGAAGTCACAGTGGATCCAAATTCTCATCCTCAATTACATTTGTTTTTGATGCAG GTGGTTGGATTTGATCTTGTAGATGATGAAAGTAAACCAGAAAGGCGTCCAACTAAGCACATGCCTACTCCAGCTGAGTGGACAAATGAATTCAATCCGGCATattcttattacctttattacAGCTATGCAAACTTGTACACGCTCAACAAG TTGCGTGAATCTAAGGGAATGACCACAATAAAGTTGCGGCCTCACTGTGGAGAG GCAGGTGACAGTGATCATTTGGCTGCCGCCTTCCTACTATGCCATAACATTTCTCATGGGATTAATCTACGTAAAACTCCAGTTTTGCAGTACTTGTATTATCTTGCACAG ATTGGATTGGCTATGTCACCACTTAGCAATAATTCCCTTTTCTTGGACTATCATCGCAATCCACTGCCAATGTTTTTCCAGCGAGGTTTAAATGTCTCTCTCTCCTCCGATGATCCTTTGCAAATTCATTTGACAAAAGAGGCACTGCTAGAAGAATATAGTGTTGCAGCAAAG GTATGGAAGCTCACAGCCTGTGATCTGTGTGAGATAGCTAGAAACTCTGTCTACCAGTCTGGATTTTCACACCAGGCAAAG TCACACTGGCTTGgggaaaaatatttgttgagaGGTCCTGAAGGAAATGATATTCATAAGACAAATGTTCCCAGTTTGAGGATTTCTTTCCGATACGAG ACATGGAAAGAGGAAATGCAATATATTTATGCTGGTAAAGCCATCTTTCTTGAAGATGTATACCCATAG
- the LOC114175380 gene encoding uncharacterized protein LOC114175380, translated as MEYGDWDQSYNEVPRWLQASQQTNPRTIFQLSCPPVNVDAEDGTSTYIMECCFWAFGPCIEGFKYCKPVVQVDGTFLTGRYHATLLTAIAQDGNRNIFPLAFAIVEGKGILSVLRSEEVDWESDNLHSVYCICHLGSNFNNRFKNEDLKKQFINLAYEIKQPTVQAKLSAMRSQFSQAVAWIDKIPLHKWS; from the exons ATGGAGTATGGTGATTGGGACCAATCTTATAATGAAGTTCCCAGATGGTTACAAGCTTCCCAACAAACGAATCCTAGGacaatttttcaactttccTGTCCTCCAGTTAATGTTGATGCTGAGGATGGGACATCCACATACATTATGGAATGTTGCTTCTGGGCATTTGGACCATGCATTGAAGGTTTTAAGTATTGTAAACCTGTTGTTCAAGTCGATGGAACTTTTTTAACAGGCAGATATCATGCCACCTTGCTAACTGCAATTGCTCAGGATGGAAATAGAAACATATTTCCTTTGGCATTTGCAATAGTAGAAG GCAAGGGCATTTTATCAGTCCTACGATCGGAAGAAGTTGACTGGGAATCAGACAATCTTCACTCTGTCTACTGCATATGTCATCTGGGTTCCAACTTCAACAACCGCTTCAAAAATGAAGATCTCAAGAAACAATTCATTAACTTGG CTTACGAAATCAAACAACCTACCGTGCAAGCAAAACTTTCAGCTATGAGGTCCCAATTCTCACAAGCAGTAGCTTGGATTGATAAAATCCCCTTACATAAGTGGTCTTAG